Proteins co-encoded in one Myripristis murdjan chromosome 4, fMyrMur1.1, whole genome shotgun sequence genomic window:
- the ncl gene encoding nucleolin isoform X3, giving the protein MVKLAKTPNKQATPKKKAPPPPKQVEDESSEEDSSDEEEEEETPPPKVVKKATPAKAAPAIKNGKAAKKAESEDDDDDDDDEDDDSEEESEEEAPPPKKTPAKATPAKAAPAKAAPAKAESDDDDDDDDDDDDDDESEEEAPPPKKVAKPAAKPAAKPAAKPPVKAQPAKEESSDEDDDDEDEDDSEEEEMDTTPAPAAANAKKAGMVKAKEESEEEDDDEEDDEDEDDDEEEEEEEAPVTPMKRKAESKKDTPPAKKAKAEGEGFCLFVGNLNSNKEFDEIKDGLRKFFSKKSLEVTDVRLGGSKKFGYVDFASEEDMQKALELNGKKFMGQEVKLDKARSKDASQEGKKERDARTLFVKNLPFSATADDLKEVFEDAVDVRVPPGQNGTNRGIAYIEFKTEAEAEKMLEQAQGTDVQGRSIIIDFVGEKSQKGGKMSAAAAGAASKTLVVNNLAFSATEEALQATFEKAVSIRIPQNNGRPKGFAFVEFESTDDAKDALENLNNTEIEGRSVRLEFSQSGGGRGDRGRGNSGPTKTLFVKGLSEDTTDQSLKEAFEGAVAARIVTDRDNGTSKGFGFVDFDNEQDCKAAKEAMEDGEIDGNRVTLDYAKPKGEGGGFRGGRGGGGRGGGWGGRGGFGGFGGFGGRGGGGRGGGRGGHRGGGRGGFGGGRGGGGFGAKPQGKKIKFDD; this is encoded by the exons ATGGTGAAGTTAGCAAAG ACACCAAATAAACAAGCAACTCCGAAGAAGAaggcccctccaccccccaaaCAAGTGGAGGACGAATCAAGCGAAGAGGACAgtagtgatgaagaggaggaagaagag ACTCCACCGCCAAAAGTGGTTAAGAAAGCCACACCAGCTAAAGCTGCCCCTGCTATAAAAAATGGTAAAGCAGCCAAAAAGGCCgagagtgaagatgatgatgatgacgacgatgatgaggatgatgattcTG AGGAGGAGTCTGAGGAGGAAGCCCCCCCACCAAAGAAGACCCCTGCAAAAGCTACACCAGCTAAAGCCGCACCCGCCAAGGCTGCACCTGCAAAGGCTgagtctgatgatgatgacgacgatgacgatgatgatgatgatgatgatg AATCTGAAGAAGAGGCCCCACCACCCAAGAAAGTTGCTAAGCCTGCTGCCAAACCTGCCGCCAAGCCTGCCGCCAAGCCCCCAGTGAAGGCCCAACCTGCTAAAGAAGAGTCgtctgatgaagatgatgatgatgaagacgaaGATG actctgaggaggaggagatggacaCCACTCCTGCTCCAGCAGCTGCTAATGCAAAGAAAGCAGGCATGGTCAAAGCCAAGGAagagtcagaggaggaggatgatgatgaagaggatgatgaggatgaggatgatgacgaggaagaagaggaggagg AAGCACCAGTGACCCCCATGAAAAGGAAGGCGGAGAGTAAAAAGGACACGCCTCCTGCCAAGAAGGCAAAGGCAGAAGGCGAAG GGTTCTGTCTCTTTGTTGGAAACTTGAATTCCAACAAGGAATTTGATGAAATCAAAGACGGCCTGAGGAAGTTCTTCTCCAAGAAGAGCCTCGAGGTGACAGACGTCAGGCTTGGCGGATCCAA GAAATTCGGCTATGTGGACTTTGCATCAGAGGAGGACATGCAGAAGGCTTTGGAGCTCAACGGCAAGAAGTTCATGGGCCAGGAGGTGAAGTTGGACAAGGCTCGAAGCAAAGATGCCTCACAGGAAGGCAAGAAAG AGCGGGATGCAAGGACACTGTTTGTGAAGAATCTCCCCTTTTCTGCCACCGCTGATGACCTCAAGGAAGTGTTTGAAGACGCAGTCGATGTTAGGGTGCCTCCCGGCCAGAACGGCACAAACAGAGG CATTGCCTACATCGAGTTCAAAactgaggctgaagctgagAAGATGCTTGAGCAGGCCCAGGGAACTGACGTACAAGGGAGATCAATCATCATCGACTTTGTCGGAGAAAAGAGCCAGAAAGGGGGCAAAATGTCAG cagcagcagcaggagcagccaGTAAAACTTTGGTTGTGAACAACCTCGCCTTCAGTGCAACAGAGGAAGCTCTGCAGGCCACGTTTGAGAAAGCTGTTTCTATCCGGATCCCACAGAACAACGGCAGACCCAAAGG TTTTGCTTTTGTAGAGTTCGAGAGCACAGATGATGCCAAGGATGCCCTGGAAAAcctcaacaacacagaaatTGAAGGACGGTCAGTCAGACTGGAATTCAGCCAGAGCGGCGGtggcagaggagacagaggcagaggaaactCAG GTCCTACAAAAACCCTCTTTGTCAAAGGTCTCTCTGAAGACACAACAGACCAGAGCCTGAAAGAGGCATTTGAGGGAGCTGTGGCGGCCAGGATagtcacagacagagacaacGGTACATCTAAAGG CTTTGGCTTTGTGGACTTTGACAATGAGCAGGACTGCAAGGCAGCTAAAGAAGCAatggaggatggagagattGATGGCAACAGGGTGACTCTGGACTACGCCAAGCCCAAGGGTGAAGGTGGCGGCTTCCGCGGGGGTCGTGGAGGTGGAGGTCGTGGAGGCGGCTGGGGAGGTCGCGGCGGTTTTGGCGGTTTTGGTGGTTTTGGCGGACGTGGCGGCggaggcagaggtggaggaagaggagggcaccGTGGAGGTGGACGGGGCGGATTTGGAG GTGGAAGAGGTGGCGGTGGATTTGGAGCCAAACCCCAGGGCAAGAAAATCAAGTTTGATGACTAA
- the ncl gene encoding nucleolin isoform X4 yields the protein MVKLAKTPNKQATPKKKAPPPPKQVEDESSEEDSSDEEEEEETPPPKVVKKATPAKAAPAIKNGKAAKKAESEDDDDDDDDEDDDSEEESEEEAPPPKKTPAKATPAKAAPAKAAPAKAESDDDDDDDDDDDDDDDESEEEAPPPKKVAKPAAKPAAKPAAKPPVKAQPAKEESSDEDDDDEDEDDSEEEEMDTTPAPAAANAKKAGMVKAKEESEEEDDDEEDDEDEDDDEEEEEEEAPVTPMKRKAESKKDTPPAKKAKAEGEGFCLFVGNLNSNKEFDEIKDGLRKFFSKKSLEVTDVRLGGSKKFGYVDFASEEDMQKALELNGKKFMGQEVKLDKARSKDASQEGKKERDARTLFVKNLPFSATADDLKEVFEDAVDVRVPPGQNGTNRGIAYIEFKTEAEAEKMLEQAQGTDVQGRSIIIDFVGEKSQKGGKMSAAGAASKTLVVNNLAFSATEEALQATFEKAVSIRIPQNNGRPKGFAFVEFESTDDAKDALENLNNTEIEGRSVRLEFSQSGGGRGDRGRGNSGPTKTLFVKGLSEDTTDQSLKEAFEGAVAARIVTDRDNGTSKGFGFVDFDNEQDCKAAKEAMEDGEIDGNRVTLDYAKPKGEGGGFRGGRGGGGRGGGWGGRGGFGGFGGFGGRGGGGRGGGRGGHRGGGRGGFGGGRGGGGFGAKPQGKKIKFDD from the exons ATGGTGAAGTTAGCAAAG ACACCAAATAAACAAGCAACTCCGAAGAAGAaggcccctccaccccccaaaCAAGTGGAGGACGAATCAAGCGAAGAGGACAgtagtgatgaagaggaggaagaagag ACTCCACCGCCAAAAGTGGTTAAGAAAGCCACACCAGCTAAAGCTGCCCCTGCTATAAAAAATGGTAAAGCAGCCAAAAAGGCCgagagtgaagatgatgatgatgacgacgatgatgaggatgatgattcTG AGGAGGAGTCTGAGGAGGAAGCCCCCCCACCAAAGAAGACCCCTGCAAAAGCTACACCAGCTAAAGCCGCACCCGCCAAGGCTGCACCTGCAAAGGCTgagtctgatgatgatgacgacgatgacgatgatgatgatgatgatgatg ATGAATCTGAAGAAGAGGCCCCACCACCCAAGAAAGTTGCTAAGCCTGCTGCCAAACCTGCCGCCAAGCCTGCCGCCAAGCCCCCAGTGAAGGCCCAACCTGCTAAAGAAGAGTCgtctgatgaagatgatgatgatgaagacgaaGATG actctgaggaggaggagatggacaCCACTCCTGCTCCAGCAGCTGCTAATGCAAAGAAAGCAGGCATGGTCAAAGCCAAGGAagagtcagaggaggaggatgatgatgaagaggatgatgaggatgaggatgatgacgaggaagaagaggaggagg AAGCACCAGTGACCCCCATGAAAAGGAAGGCGGAGAGTAAAAAGGACACGCCTCCTGCCAAGAAGGCAAAGGCAGAAGGCGAAG GGTTCTGTCTCTTTGTTGGAAACTTGAATTCCAACAAGGAATTTGATGAAATCAAAGACGGCCTGAGGAAGTTCTTCTCCAAGAAGAGCCTCGAGGTGACAGACGTCAGGCTTGGCGGATCCAA GAAATTCGGCTATGTGGACTTTGCATCAGAGGAGGACATGCAGAAGGCTTTGGAGCTCAACGGCAAGAAGTTCATGGGCCAGGAGGTGAAGTTGGACAAGGCTCGAAGCAAAGATGCCTCACAGGAAGGCAAGAAAG AGCGGGATGCAAGGACACTGTTTGTGAAGAATCTCCCCTTTTCTGCCACCGCTGATGACCTCAAGGAAGTGTTTGAAGACGCAGTCGATGTTAGGGTGCCTCCCGGCCAGAACGGCACAAACAGAGG CATTGCCTACATCGAGTTCAAAactgaggctgaagctgagAAGATGCTTGAGCAGGCCCAGGGAACTGACGTACAAGGGAGATCAATCATCATCGACTTTGTCGGAGAAAAGAGCCAGAAAGGGGGCAAAATGTCAG cagcaggagcagccaGTAAAACTTTGGTTGTGAACAACCTCGCCTTCAGTGCAACAGAGGAAGCTCTGCAGGCCACGTTTGAGAAAGCTGTTTCTATCCGGATCCCACAGAACAACGGCAGACCCAAAGG TTTTGCTTTTGTAGAGTTCGAGAGCACAGATGATGCCAAGGATGCCCTGGAAAAcctcaacaacacagaaatTGAAGGACGGTCAGTCAGACTGGAATTCAGCCAGAGCGGCGGtggcagaggagacagaggcagaggaaactCAG GTCCTACAAAAACCCTCTTTGTCAAAGGTCTCTCTGAAGACACAACAGACCAGAGCCTGAAAGAGGCATTTGAGGGAGCTGTGGCGGCCAGGATagtcacagacagagacaacGGTACATCTAAAGG CTTTGGCTTTGTGGACTTTGACAATGAGCAGGACTGCAAGGCAGCTAAAGAAGCAatggaggatggagagattGATGGCAACAGGGTGACTCTGGACTACGCCAAGCCCAAGGGTGAAGGTGGCGGCTTCCGCGGGGGTCGTGGAGGTGGAGGTCGTGGAGGCGGCTGGGGAGGTCGCGGCGGTTTTGGCGGTTTTGGTGGTTTTGGCGGACGTGGCGGCggaggcagaggtggaggaagaggagggcaccGTGGAGGTGGACGGGGCGGATTTGGAG GTGGAAGAGGTGGCGGTGGATTTGGAGCCAAACCCCAGGGCAAGAAAATCAAGTTTGATGACTAA
- the ncl gene encoding nucleolin isoform X2 produces MVKLAKTPNKQATPKKKAPPPPKQVEDESSEEDSSDEEEEEETPPPKVVKKATPAKAAPAIKNGKAAKKAESEDDDDDDDDEDDDSEEESEEEAPPPKKTPAKATPAKAAPAKAAPAKAESDDDDDDDDDDDDDDDESEEEAPPPKKVAKPAAKPAAKPAAKPPVKAQPAKEESSDEDDDDEDEDDSEEEEMDTTPAPAAANAKKAGMVKAKEESEEEDDDEEDDEDEDDDEEEEEEEAPVTPMKRKAESKKDTPPAKKAKAEGEGFCLFVGNLNSNKEFDEIKDGLRKFFSKKSLEVTDVRLGGSKKFGYVDFASEEDMQKALELNGKKFMGQEVKLDKARSKDASQEGKKERDARTLFVKNLPFSATADDLKEVFEDAVDVRVPPGQNGTNRGIAYIEFKTEAEAEKMLEQAQGTDVQGRSIIIDFVGEKSQKGGKMSAAAGAASKTLVVNNLAFSATEEALQATFEKAVSIRIPQNNGRPKGFAFVEFESTDDAKDALENLNNTEIEGRSVRLEFSQSGGGRGDRGRGNSGPTKTLFVKGLSEDTTDQSLKEAFEGAVAARIVTDRDNGTSKGFGFVDFDNEQDCKAAKEAMEDGEIDGNRVTLDYAKPKGEGGGFRGGRGGGGRGGGWGGRGGFGGFGGFGGRGGGGRGGGRGGHRGGGRGGFGGGRGGGGFGAKPQGKKIKFDD; encoded by the exons ATGGTGAAGTTAGCAAAG ACACCAAATAAACAAGCAACTCCGAAGAAGAaggcccctccaccccccaaaCAAGTGGAGGACGAATCAAGCGAAGAGGACAgtagtgatgaagaggaggaagaagag ACTCCACCGCCAAAAGTGGTTAAGAAAGCCACACCAGCTAAAGCTGCCCCTGCTATAAAAAATGGTAAAGCAGCCAAAAAGGCCgagagtgaagatgatgatgatgacgacgatgatgaggatgatgattcTG AGGAGGAGTCTGAGGAGGAAGCCCCCCCACCAAAGAAGACCCCTGCAAAAGCTACACCAGCTAAAGCCGCACCCGCCAAGGCTGCACCTGCAAAGGCTgagtctgatgatgatgacgacgatgacgatgatgatgatgatgatgatg ATGAATCTGAAGAAGAGGCCCCACCACCCAAGAAAGTTGCTAAGCCTGCTGCCAAACCTGCCGCCAAGCCTGCCGCCAAGCCCCCAGTGAAGGCCCAACCTGCTAAAGAAGAGTCgtctgatgaagatgatgatgatgaagacgaaGATG actctgaggaggaggagatggacaCCACTCCTGCTCCAGCAGCTGCTAATGCAAAGAAAGCAGGCATGGTCAAAGCCAAGGAagagtcagaggaggaggatgatgatgaagaggatgatgaggatgaggatgatgacgaggaagaagaggaggagg AAGCACCAGTGACCCCCATGAAAAGGAAGGCGGAGAGTAAAAAGGACACGCCTCCTGCCAAGAAGGCAAAGGCAGAAGGCGAAG GGTTCTGTCTCTTTGTTGGAAACTTGAATTCCAACAAGGAATTTGATGAAATCAAAGACGGCCTGAGGAAGTTCTTCTCCAAGAAGAGCCTCGAGGTGACAGACGTCAGGCTTGGCGGATCCAA GAAATTCGGCTATGTGGACTTTGCATCAGAGGAGGACATGCAGAAGGCTTTGGAGCTCAACGGCAAGAAGTTCATGGGCCAGGAGGTGAAGTTGGACAAGGCTCGAAGCAAAGATGCCTCACAGGAAGGCAAGAAAG AGCGGGATGCAAGGACACTGTTTGTGAAGAATCTCCCCTTTTCTGCCACCGCTGATGACCTCAAGGAAGTGTTTGAAGACGCAGTCGATGTTAGGGTGCCTCCCGGCCAGAACGGCACAAACAGAGG CATTGCCTACATCGAGTTCAAAactgaggctgaagctgagAAGATGCTTGAGCAGGCCCAGGGAACTGACGTACAAGGGAGATCAATCATCATCGACTTTGTCGGAGAAAAGAGCCAGAAAGGGGGCAAAATGTCAG cagcagcaggagcagccaGTAAAACTTTGGTTGTGAACAACCTCGCCTTCAGTGCAACAGAGGAAGCTCTGCAGGCCACGTTTGAGAAAGCTGTTTCTATCCGGATCCCACAGAACAACGGCAGACCCAAAGG TTTTGCTTTTGTAGAGTTCGAGAGCACAGATGATGCCAAGGATGCCCTGGAAAAcctcaacaacacagaaatTGAAGGACGGTCAGTCAGACTGGAATTCAGCCAGAGCGGCGGtggcagaggagacagaggcagaggaaactCAG GTCCTACAAAAACCCTCTTTGTCAAAGGTCTCTCTGAAGACACAACAGACCAGAGCCTGAAAGAGGCATTTGAGGGAGCTGTGGCGGCCAGGATagtcacagacagagacaacGGTACATCTAAAGG CTTTGGCTTTGTGGACTTTGACAATGAGCAGGACTGCAAGGCAGCTAAAGAAGCAatggaggatggagagattGATGGCAACAGGGTGACTCTGGACTACGCCAAGCCCAAGGGTGAAGGTGGCGGCTTCCGCGGGGGTCGTGGAGGTGGAGGTCGTGGAGGCGGCTGGGGAGGTCGCGGCGGTTTTGGCGGTTTTGGTGGTTTTGGCGGACGTGGCGGCggaggcagaggtggaggaagaggagggcaccGTGGAGGTGGACGGGGCGGATTTGGAG GTGGAAGAGGTGGCGGTGGATTTGGAGCCAAACCCCAGGGCAAGAAAATCAAGTTTGATGACTAA
- the ncl gene encoding nucleolin isoform X1 yields the protein MVKLAKTPNKQATPKKKAPPPPKQVEDESSEEDSSDEEEEEETPPPKVVKKATPAKAAPAIKNGKAAKKAESEDDDDDDDDEDDDSEEESEEEAPPPKKTPAKATPAKAAPAKAAPAKAESDDDDDDDDDDDDDDDESEEEAPPPKKVAKPAAKPAAKPAAKPPVKAQPAKEESSDEDDDDEDEDDSEEEEMDTTPAPAAANAKKAGMVKAKEESEEEDDDEEDDEDEDDDEEEEEEEAPVTPMKRKAESKKDTPPAKKAKAEGEGFCLFVGNLNSNKEFDEIKDGLRKFFSKKSLEVTDVRLGGSKKFGYVDFASEEDMQKALELNGKKFMGQEVKLDKARSKDASQEGKKERDARTLFVKNLPFSATADDLKEVFEDAVDVRVPPGQNGTNRGIAYIEFKTEAEAEKMLEQAQGTDVQGRSIIIDFVGEKSQKGGKMSAAAAGAASKTLVVNNLAFSATEEALQATFEKAVSIRIPQNNGRPKGFAFVEFESTDDAKDALENLNNTEIEGRSVRLEFSQSGGGRGDRGRGNSGPTKTLFVKGLSEDTTDQSLKEAFEGAVAARIVTDRDNGTSKGFGFVDFDNEQDCKAAKEAMEDGEIDGNRVTLDYAKPKGEGGGFRGGRGGGGRGGGWGGRGGFGGFGGFGGRGGGGRGGGRGGHRGGGRGGFGGGRGGGGFGAKPQGKKIKFDD from the exons ATGGTGAAGTTAGCAAAG ACACCAAATAAACAAGCAACTCCGAAGAAGAaggcccctccaccccccaaaCAAGTGGAGGACGAATCAAGCGAAGAGGACAgtagtgatgaagaggaggaagaagag ACTCCACCGCCAAAAGTGGTTAAGAAAGCCACACCAGCTAAAGCTGCCCCTGCTATAAAAAATGGTAAAGCAGCCAAAAAGGCCgagagtgaagatgatgatgatgacgacgatgatgaggatgatgattcTG AGGAGGAGTCTGAGGAGGAAGCCCCCCCACCAAAGAAGACCCCTGCAAAAGCTACACCAGCTAAAGCCGCACCCGCCAAGGCTGCACCTGCAAAGGCTgagtctgatgatgatgacgacgatgacgatgatgatgatgatgatgatg ATGAATCTGAAGAAGAGGCCCCACCACCCAAGAAAGTTGCTAAGCCTGCTGCCAAACCTGCCGCCAAGCCTGCCGCCAAGCCCCCAGTGAAGGCCCAACCTGCTAAAGAAGAGTCgtctgatgaagatgatgatgatgaagacgaaGATG actctgaggaggaggagatggacaCCACTCCTGCTCCAGCAGCTGCTAATGCAAAGAAAGCAGGCATGGTCAAAGCCAAGGAagagtcagaggaggaggatgatgatgaagaggatgatgaggatgaggatgatgacgaggaagaagaggaggagg AAGCACCAGTGACCCCCATGAAAAGGAAGGCGGAGAGTAAAAAGGACACGCCTCCTGCCAAGAAGGCAAAGGCAGAAGGCGAAG GGTTCTGTCTCTTTGTTGGAAACTTGAATTCCAACAAGGAATTTGATGAAATCAAAGACGGCCTGAGGAAGTTCTTCTCCAAGAAGAGCCTCGAGGTGACAGACGTCAGGCTTGGCGGATCCAA GAAATTCGGCTATGTGGACTTTGCATCAGAGGAGGACATGCAGAAGGCTTTGGAGCTCAACGGCAAGAAGTTCATGGGCCAGGAGGTGAAGTTGGACAAGGCTCGAAGCAAAGATGCCTCACAGGAAGGCAAGAAAG AGCGGGATGCAAGGACACTGTTTGTGAAGAATCTCCCCTTTTCTGCCACCGCTGATGACCTCAAGGAAGTGTTTGAAGACGCAGTCGATGTTAGGGTGCCTCCCGGCCAGAACGGCACAAACAGAGG CATTGCCTACATCGAGTTCAAAactgaggctgaagctgagAAGATGCTTGAGCAGGCCCAGGGAACTGACGTACAAGGGAGATCAATCATCATCGACTTTGTCGGAGAAAAGAGCCAGAAAGGGGGCAAAATGTCAG cagcagcagcaggagcagccaGTAAAACTTTGGTTGTGAACAACCTCGCCTTCAGTGCAACAGAGGAAGCTCTGCAGGCCACGTTTGAGAAAGCTGTTTCTATCCGGATCCCACAGAACAACGGCAGACCCAAAGG TTTTGCTTTTGTAGAGTTCGAGAGCACAGATGATGCCAAGGATGCCCTGGAAAAcctcaacaacacagaaatTGAAGGACGGTCAGTCAGACTGGAATTCAGCCAGAGCGGCGGtggcagaggagacagaggcagaggaaactCAG GTCCTACAAAAACCCTCTTTGTCAAAGGTCTCTCTGAAGACACAACAGACCAGAGCCTGAAAGAGGCATTTGAGGGAGCTGTGGCGGCCAGGATagtcacagacagagacaacGGTACATCTAAAGG CTTTGGCTTTGTGGACTTTGACAATGAGCAGGACTGCAAGGCAGCTAAAGAAGCAatggaggatggagagattGATGGCAACAGGGTGACTCTGGACTACGCCAAGCCCAAGGGTGAAGGTGGCGGCTTCCGCGGGGGTCGTGGAGGTGGAGGTCGTGGAGGCGGCTGGGGAGGTCGCGGCGGTTTTGGCGGTTTTGGTGGTTTTGGCGGACGTGGCGGCggaggcagaggtggaggaagaggagggcaccGTGGAGGTGGACGGGGCGGATTTGGAG GTGGAAGAGGTGGCGGTGGATTTGGAGCCAAACCCCAGGGCAAGAAAATCAAGTTTGATGACTAA